The Scophthalmus maximus strain ysfricsl-2021 chromosome 7, ASM2237912v1, whole genome shotgun sequence genome includes a window with the following:
- the irx5b gene encoding iroquois-class homeodomain protein IRX-5b: MSYPPGFLFQPSVSLALPSVPSFGSRLILGPRTEELGRCSSGSAFAPYSGSVTSSPGFNSHRAYGAEPRASFVSPGFDPSSGLSAPLDYHPFGALGPYAYGDPAYRKNATRDATATLKAWLSEHRKNPYPTKGEKIMLAIITKMSLTQVSTWFANARRRLKKENKMTWTPRNRSEDEDEEDNVDLLEQNDEDADARTHTDETRSNAADSCGLTYRDDGGRRSSDADVDLTESGAHVLGPTSSGAPLQNTPLVTVRVSALERTSSPSSKEHGGSCNAIRGPNPAPKPKLWSLAEIATSSDKTRGSDDCSRSGGAGRQQAAGPPSSTPRTLFPHSLYYTSPFLPGFSSYGPVGPLHPGPGSHVATATQLNGLTLQRAEASARDSKLLSQLELHA; encoded by the exons ATGTCTTATCCTCCGGGCTTCCTCTTCCAGCCGTCCGTGTCTCTGGCTCTTCCCTCGGTTCCGTCCTTCGGCTCCCGGCTCATCTTGGGCCCGAGGACGGAGGAGCTCGGCCGCTGCTCTTCGGGCTCCGCCTTCGCTCCGTACTCGGGTTCGGTGACTTCTTCTCCCGGATTCAACTCGCACCGCGCGTACGGCGCAGAGCCGCGGGCCTCGTTCGTG AGTCCTGGGTTCGACCCGTCCTCGGGCCTCTCCGCCCCCCTGGACTACCACCCGTTCGGGGCCCTGGGGCCCTACGCGTACGGAGACCCCGCCTATAGGAAGAACGCCACGCGGGACGCCACGGCCACGCTGAAGGCCTGGCTGAGCGAGCACCGCAAGAACCCGTATCCCACCAAGGGCGAGAAGATCATGTTGGCCATCATCACCAAGATGAGCCTGACGCAGGTCTCCACCTGGTTCGCCAACGCCCGGCGCCGCCTGAAGAAGGAGAACAAGATGACGTGGACGCCACGGAACCgcagcgaggacgaggacgaggaggacaacGTCGACCTCCTGGAGCAGAACGACGAGGACGCGGACGCGAGGACTCACACAGACGAGACGCGGAGCAACGccg CGGACTCCTGTGGTCTGACGTACAGAGACGACGGCGGCAGAAGAAGCAGTGACGCTGATGTGGACCTCACAGAGTCGGGGGCCCACGTCCTGGGCCCCACCTCGTCAGGGGCCCCTCTTCAGAACACGCCACTCGTGACTGTAAGAGTTTCGGCGCTGGAGCGCACGTCGAGCCCGTCATCCAAGGAGCACGGAGGCTCCTGCAACGCCATCCGGGGGCCAAACCCGGCCCCTAAACCCAAACTGTGGTCGCTGGCTGAGATCGCCACATCCTCGGACAAGACGAGAGGCTCTGATGACTGTTCACGGAGCGGGGGGGCCGGGCGGCAGCAGGCCGCGGGGCCCCCCTCCTCCACGCCACGGACCCTTTTCCCCCACAGCCTCTACTACACCTCCCCCTTCCTTCCGGGGTTCTCCAGCTACGGCCCCGTGGGGCCCCTGCACCCCGGCCCCGGCTCACATGTCGCCACGGCGACTCAGTTAAACGGATTAACGCTGCAGCGAGCGGAGGCGTCGGCCCGAGACTCTAAACTCCTCAGTCAGCTGGAGCTGCACGCGTAG